In the genome of uncultured Pseudomonas sp., the window CAACGCATGTCGAGCCCACTCACACTCATTGCCACCATTACCGCCCTGCCCGGCCACGCGGACGTGGTTGAGTCCAGCCTGCGCCAGCTGGTGCCGCCCAGCCAGGCTGAAGCCGGCTGCCTGCAATACAACCTGCACCGCCATCAGGACCAGCCCAACCGCTTCATCATGGTTGAGCAATGGCGCGATGCCGCCGCCCTCAGTGCACACCAGCAAACCGCGCACTTTAAGCACTTCGTCGACACCTGCGGCAGCTTGTTGGAACCGGTCGATCATCAACTCATGCAGCGTATTATTTAAGGAGCCTCTCAGATGAAAGCCGTCGCCTATTACCAGTCCCTGCCAATCGACCACAGCGATGCCCTGCAAGACGTGCAACTTGCGGCACCCACACCTGGCCCGCGCGACCTGCTGGTCGAGGTAAAGGCTATTTCGGTGAACCCGGTGGACAGCAAAATCCGCCGTAACGTTGCCCCCGAAGACGGCGCCGCCAAGGTACTCGGCTGGGACGCCAGCGGTATCGTCCAGGCCGTGGGCAGCGAAGTCAGTCTGTTCCAGCCGGGCGACCGCGTGTACTACGCCGGCGCGATCAACCGTGCCGGGGCCAACAGTGAACTGCATGTGGTGGATGAGCGCATTGTCGGGCACATGCCCAAGACGCTGGCGTTTGCCGAAGCAGCAGCCATGCCACTGACCGCAATCACCGCTTGGGAACTGCTGTTCGAGCGCCTGCAGATCAGCCAGGACAGCGCCGACCAAGGCCAGAGTCTGTTGGTTGTCGGTGCGGCCGGCGGCGTGGGTTCGATGCTGGTGCAACTGGCGCGTCAGCTCACCGGGCTGACCGTGATCGGCACCGCCTCACGCCCGGAAACCCAGGCCTGGGTGCGCGAACTGGGTGCCCACCATGTCATCGACCACCGTCAGCCACTGAGCGAAGAACTCAAGCGTATCGGTGTGAATCAGGTGACCCACGTCGCCAGCCTGACCCAGACCGACCAACACTTCGCCCAACTGGTGGAAGCCTTGGCCCCGCAAGGCCGCCTGGCGCTGATCGACGATCCCGAGCAGGCGCTGGACATCATGCAGCTCAAGCGCAAAAGCCTGTCGTTGCACTGGGAGCTGATGTTTACCCGCTCACTGTTTGAGACGGCGGACATGATCGAGCAGCACCGGCTGCTGGAGCGAGTTGCCGAACTGGTCGATGCCGGCCCCCTGAAAACCACCCTTGGCGAGCACTTTGGCCGCATCAATGCCGCCAACCTGCGCCGCGCCCACAGCCTGCTGGAGAGCGGCACTGCCAAGGGCAAGATCGTCCTCGAAGGCTTCTAGAAGCAAGCCCGGCTCGCGGTCAGCAAGCGCCGGGTAGCCGGCCATCGGCGCCTGCACATCCCTGAGGGTCGACTACGCTAAAACTGTCGCCCGACTGGTTTGGCGGGCAACAGCCTACTCAGTATTACGACTGGCCAACCATTGGCGGTAAGGGATGCGACCCGATCTGAAAGGCCCACTGCGCCTCGCCGGCCTGTACTTATTGTTCAGCTCATTGTGGATTGTCGGCAGCGATTATCTGCTGCTTACCCTTGTCAGCAGCAACGAGCTAATGGGCAACCTGCACATTGTTAAAGGCCTGCTGTTTGTAGTGCTCAGCACGGGGCTGATCTTATTTGTCAGTTACCGTGACCGTCAGGCACAACGCCAACTGCTCGAAGAGCTCACACTCAACAGCAGCCTGCTGCAACAGACGCAACGCAATGCATCACTCGGCAGCTGGGAGTACAGCGGCGGGTTTCTGTTGAGTGAGGAAGCGCTGAGCCTGTTCGGCCTGAAGCACGGCGAGCAACAGTGCAACCTTGAGCAACTTCTTGGCTGGCTGCACCCTGCCGAGCGTTCAAGTGTGCACCGCGCGCTGAATGCCCTTATCGAAGAGCACGCGCCATTGGCAATCAGTGCCCGCCTGCTAAAACCCCAGCATCAACCAGTCACCTGGTTGATGCTGCGCGGGGAGGTCGACGAGCACGGCAGAATCCTGGGTACCGTGCAGGATATAAGCCCGCAGAAACGCGACGAAAGCGCTCTGCGCGAGAGTGAACAGCGCTTTCGCCAACTGTTCGAGCAAACCCCACGGATTGCCGTGCAGGGCTATGACCGCGAACGCCGGGTGATCTACTGGAACCAGGCCAGCACCCTGCTCTATGGCTATGCCGTGCATGAGGTGATGGGGCGGCGCCTGGAAGAACTGATCGTACCGCCGCAGGCGCGCAGTCAGGTGGCAAACGCGATCAACCTGTGGCAACTCGGCGGCCCGCAGATCCCACCCGCGGAGGTGCAGCTACAACGCAAAGACGGCAGCCTGGTGTGGGTCTACTCCAGCCACTTAATCCTGCGCAACAGCCTCGATCAACTGGAGCTGTACTGCGTCGATATCGACCTCACCGAACATAAGAAGATCGACAGCGAGCTGCAGGCCAGCGAGAACCGCTACCGCTCTCTGGTCGAACACTTGGATGATGCGATTTTCATCACCAATGCAGTCGGTCAACTCAGCTTTCTCAACCCGGCCTGGGAGCAAATCAGCGGCTACCCCATTCACAAAAGCCTGGGCTGCCCGCTGCAACAGTTTATGCCCGAGTTAGGCCAGGCCCCACTCAA includes:
- a CDS encoding putative quinol monooxygenase, whose amino-acid sequence is MSSPLTLIATITALPGHADVVESSLRQLVPPSQAEAGCLQYNLHRHQDQPNRFIMVEQWRDAAALSAHQQTAHFKHFVDTCGSLLEPVDHQLMQRII
- a CDS encoding zinc-binding alcohol dehydrogenase family protein, translated to MKAVAYYQSLPIDHSDALQDVQLAAPTPGPRDLLVEVKAISVNPVDSKIRRNVAPEDGAAKVLGWDASGIVQAVGSEVSLFQPGDRVYYAGAINRAGANSELHVVDERIVGHMPKTLAFAEAAAMPLTAITAWELLFERLQISQDSADQGQSLLVVGAAGGVGSMLVQLARQLTGLTVIGTASRPETQAWVRELGAHHVIDHRQPLSEELKRIGVNQVTHVASLTQTDQHFAQLVEALAPQGRLALIDDPEQALDIMQLKRKSLSLHWELMFTRSLFETADMIEQHRLLERVAELVDAGPLKTTLGEHFGRINAANLRRAHSLLESGTAKGKIVLEGF
- a CDS encoding PAS domain S-box protein, which translates into the protein MRPDLKGPLRLAGLYLLFSSLWIVGSDYLLLTLVSSNELMGNLHIVKGLLFVVLSTGLILFVSYRDRQAQRQLLEELTLNSSLLQQTQRNASLGSWEYSGGFLLSEEALSLFGLKHGEQQCNLEQLLGWLHPAERSSVHRALNALIEEHAPLAISARLLKPQHQPVTWLMLRGEVDEHGRILGTVQDISPQKRDESALRESEQRFRQLFEQTPRIAVQGYDRERRVIYWNQASTLLYGYAVHEVMGRRLEELIVPPQARSQVANAINLWQLGGPQIPPAEVQLQRKDGSLVWVYSSHLILRNSLDQLELYCVDIDLTEHKKIDSELQASENRYRSLVEHLDDAIFITNAVGQLSFLNPAWEQISGYPIHKSLGCPLQQFMPELGQAPLKQRLQELLSGKLDKLRVECPLLTRNGQVRQVELHFNFSTLEQGLRGSLRDVHERHQSQQLQQARNAVLDELLGLHPLRSILLGITRRLESLQPQMRVSIMLLNEHQRLHVGAAPSLPAAYCQAIDGIAAALEVGSCGHAAASGELVIAEDLSQHPYWRDYQAVALATGLHACWSLPFKDDNGQVLGTFGIYYSQPSRPSAADIALVTEFTRLAGLAVQLSAATVS